A genomic window from Halorubrum lacusprofundi ATCC 49239 includes:
- a CDS encoding SDR family NAD(P)-dependent oxidoreductase produces the protein MEPTDDETRPEPAFAGETVLITGTARGIGRACAVRFAERGATVVGGDRLDQSETAGTCTDLPGAFEPVAADVTDPEAVEALVERAADTGRVDAVVNVAGIVAREPLATHDGEPWERSVAVNLTAPFRIAREAAPHLRKTGGAVVNISSIYGQIGAAERAGYASTKAGIEGLTRALAAELGEDGVRANAVAPGFIETPMTEPYAEDDAARERFRELAALERLGGPGEVASVVTFLASDDASFVTGETVLVDGGRATVE, from the coding sequence ATGGAGCCGACCGACGACGAGACGAGGCCGGAACCGGCGTTTGCCGGCGAGACGGTACTGATCACCGGAACCGCCCGGGGGATCGGCCGCGCCTGTGCGGTTCGCTTCGCCGAGCGCGGCGCGACGGTGGTCGGCGGCGACCGCCTCGATCAGTCGGAGACGGCGGGGACCTGTACGGATCTCCCGGGGGCGTTCGAGCCGGTGGCTGCCGACGTGACCGACCCCGAAGCGGTCGAAGCGCTGGTCGAGCGCGCGGCCGACACCGGACGCGTCGACGCGGTCGTCAACGTGGCGGGAATCGTCGCGCGCGAGCCGCTCGCGACCCACGACGGCGAGCCGTGGGAGCGATCGGTGGCGGTCAACCTCACCGCGCCGTTCCGGATCGCCCGCGAGGCCGCGCCGCACCTCCGGAAGACCGGTGGCGCGGTCGTCAACATCTCGTCGATCTACGGCCAGATCGGCGCGGCCGAACGCGCCGGCTACGCGTCGACGAAGGCAGGGATAGAGGGGTTAACGCGCGCGCTCGCCGCCGAACTCGGGGAGGACGGGGTCCGAGCCAACGCCGTCGCGCCGGGATTCATCGAGACGCCGATGACCGAGCCGTACGCCGAGGACGATGCGGCGCGCGAGCGGTTTCGGGAGCTCGCCGCCCTCGAACGACTCGGGGGTCCGGGCGAGGTCGCGAGCGTCGTCACCTTCCTCGCGAGCGACGACGCCTCGTTCGTCACGGGCGAGACGGTCCTCGTCGACGGCGGGCGAGCCACCGTGGAGTGA
- a CDS encoding nuclear transport factor 2 family protein yields MARTPRETVEEFFERMGDPDERGTVGELFADDAVVTVPGARFEGPDAAASFLAFLEPRYERAGKAFGQWTVDGDRVVSQGTLHGVDNDGERFEDVRYVDVYEVCEGAIRRLDVYNDLAVEGVVEA; encoded by the coding sequence ATGGCCCGAACGCCACGCGAGACTGTCGAGGAGTTCTTCGAGCGGATGGGTGACCCAGACGAACGGGGGACCGTCGGCGAGCTGTTCGCCGACGACGCGGTCGTCACGGTCCCGGGAGCGCGGTTTGAGGGGCCGGACGCCGCGGCGTCGTTTCTCGCGTTCCTCGAACCGCGCTACGAGCGCGCGGGCAAGGCGTTCGGCCAGTGGACCGTCGACGGCGATCGCGTCGTCAGTCAGGGGACCCTCCACGGCGTCGACAACGACGGCGAGCGGTTCGAGGACGTGCGGTACGTCGACGTCTACGAGGTCTGCGAGGGCGCGATCCGCCGGCTGGACGTGTACAACGACCTCGCGGTCGAGGGGGTGGTCGAGGCGTGA
- a CDS encoding LLM class flavin-dependent oxidoreductase, which translates to MSDASNEETADRVGVLFALRDEPALVVRAEQLGYESAWAAEGQGKSAFGKLERWAVHTERIGLATGIVNVFSRTPAAIAQAVATLDAHSGGRAVLGLGVAHPGVVEGFHGAEFERPLPRMAEYIELVRRYLRGDPEGYDGEFFSPSRTAFWEAFAPERASIPIYNGALGPGNVRLTGQFADGWVPNLYPDSQFKEAKGWLADGAARGDRDPASIDVAMYVLTAVDEDPERARRAAAEHIAYYLRDIPGYYDRAAVEAGFEDVVDAVRDAPSTDAGAERVETGLLDHLAVVGTPEEARAQLDHLREIGVDLPIVRAPAGSDREWVERTLEAFAPSR; encoded by the coding sequence GTGAGCGACGCGAGCAACGAGGAGACTGCCGACCGCGTCGGCGTTCTCTTCGCGCTGCGCGACGAGCCGGCACTCGTCGTCCGCGCGGAGCAGCTTGGGTACGAGAGCGCGTGGGCCGCGGAGGGACAGGGGAAGTCGGCGTTCGGCAAGCTGGAGCGCTGGGCGGTCCACACCGAGCGGATCGGGCTCGCGACGGGGATCGTCAACGTGTTCTCGCGGACGCCGGCCGCGATCGCGCAGGCGGTCGCGACCCTCGACGCGCACTCGGGCGGCCGCGCGGTCCTCGGGCTCGGCGTCGCCCACCCGGGCGTCGTCGAGGGGTTCCACGGCGCGGAGTTCGAGCGCCCCCTCCCGCGGATGGCCGAGTATATCGAACTGGTCCGCCGGTACCTCCGGGGCGACCCGGAGGGGTACGACGGGGAGTTCTTCTCGCCGTCGCGGACCGCGTTCTGGGAGGCGTTCGCGCCCGAGCGCGCGTCGATCCCGATCTACAACGGCGCGCTGGGGCCCGGCAACGTCCGCCTGACCGGACAGTTCGCGGACGGGTGGGTGCCGAACCTCTACCCGGACTCGCAGTTCAAGGAGGCGAAGGGGTGGCTCGCCGACGGCGCGGCCCGCGGCGACAGGGACCCGGCGTCGATCGACGTGGCGATGTACGTGCTCACTGCGGTCGACGAAGACCCCGAGCGCGCGCGTCGGGCCGCGGCCGAACACATTGCCTACTACCTGCGCGACATCCCGGGGTACTACGACCGCGCCGCCGTGGAGGCGGGGTTCGAAGACGTCGTCGACGCGGTCCGGGACGCCCCCTCGACGGACGCCGGCGCGGAGCGAGTCGAGACCGGGCTCCTCGATCACCTCGCGGTCGTCGGGACTCCCGAGGAGGCGCGGGCCCAACTGGACCACCTCCGAGAGATCGGCGTCGACCTCCCGATCGTCCGGGCCCCCGCCGGGAGCGACAGGGAGTGGGTGGAGCGCACGCTGGAAGCGTTCGCGCCGTCGCGATGA
- a CDS encoding CaiB/BaiF CoA transferase family protein encodes MSRDAATDGGTASDDASADDDSPAGPLDGVTVIEAGSMISIGTVGRLLADFGADVIKVEHPETGDHLRHFGPQKEGVGLWWKYLGRNKQSVTLDISTEEGKVVFEDLVAEADALIENFRPGTLERWGLGYDHLSDLNSGLVMLRLSGFGQTGPYSDRPGFGTLAEAMSGFAYLNGYPDQEPLLPPTGLADGIAAMFSTMAVAFALYNRDANGGTGQYIDTSLIEPIFSLIGPQPLRYQQLDEIETRSGNRSTSSAPRNVYQTGDGRAVAISASAQPIAMRVFDAIERPDLKDDPRFADNEKRLENVEALDAAIQDWMDDHTREAVIDRFEEYEATIAPIYNVADILADEHYQARDAVVEVPDDQLGAGAVQNTVPRFSETPGEITHLGPQLGAHNEAVYGERLSYDDETLAELDSEGVI; translated from the coding sequence ATGAGTCGCGACGCGGCCACCGACGGCGGGACCGCTTCCGACGACGCGTCGGCCGACGATGACTCCCCCGCCGGCCCCCTCGACGGCGTGACCGTGATCGAGGCCGGGTCGATGATCTCGATCGGGACGGTCGGACGCCTACTCGCGGACTTCGGCGCGGACGTGATCAAGGTCGAACACCCGGAGACCGGCGACCACCTGCGCCACTTCGGTCCCCAGAAAGAAGGCGTCGGGCTCTGGTGGAAGTACCTCGGTCGCAACAAGCAGTCGGTGACCCTCGACATCTCCACCGAGGAGGGGAAAGTCGTCTTCGAGGACCTCGTCGCCGAGGCCGACGCGCTCATCGAGAACTTCCGCCCGGGCACCTTAGAGCGGTGGGGACTCGGCTATGATCACCTCTCCGATCTCAACTCCGGGCTCGTGATGCTCCGGCTGAGCGGGTTCGGGCAGACCGGCCCGTACAGCGACCGCCCCGGATTCGGCACACTCGCCGAGGCGATGTCGGGGTTCGCGTACCTCAACGGCTACCCCGATCAGGAGCCGCTGTTGCCGCCGACCGGGCTGGCAGACGGGATCGCAGCGATGTTCTCCACGATGGCGGTCGCGTTCGCGCTGTACAACCGCGACGCGAACGGCGGGACCGGCCAGTACATCGACACGAGCCTCATCGAGCCGATCTTCTCGCTCATCGGTCCCCAGCCGCTCCGCTACCAGCAGCTCGACGAGATCGAAACGCGGTCGGGGAACCGCTCGACGTCGTCCGCGCCGCGGAACGTGTACCAGACGGGCGACGGACGGGCGGTCGCCATCTCGGCGAGCGCGCAGCCGATCGCGATGCGGGTGTTCGACGCGATCGAGCGGCCAGATTTAAAAGACGATCCCCGCTTCGCGGACAACGAAAAGCGGCTGGAGAACGTCGAGGCGCTCGACGCGGCCATCCAAGACTGGATGGACGACCACACCCGCGAGGCGGTCATCGACCGTTTCGAGGAGTACGAGGCGACGATCGCCCCGATCTACAACGTCGCCGATATCCTCGCAGACGAGCACTACCAGGCCCGCGACGCGGTCGTGGAGGTCCCGGACGACCAGCTCGGCGCCGGTGCGGTCCAGAACACCGTGCCCCGCTTCTCGGAGACGCCGGGGGAGATCACCCACCTCGGTCCGCAGCTCGGCGCGCACAACGAGGCGGTGTACGGCGAGCGCCTGTCGTACGACGACGAGACGCTTGCGGAGCTCGACTCGGAGGGCGTGATATGA
- a CDS encoding ATP-binding cassette domain-containing protein, which yields MTRPILETEGLTKRFGSLVANDRLSVTVEEDTIHGIMGPNGSGKSTFFNTVTGFYRPDGGTVRFDGEDVTGWKPDEIARRGLARTFQIPSPFEDLTVKENMLAVFTGGLRSGMRISEAKRARADELLELLEIDHVADQEAGGVSGGQEKLLELGRILMLEPACVMLDEPTAGVNPSLRNRLLEHLETLNDRGTTFVIIEHDMRVIADVCDRVTVFNQGQVLVEGDFESVTSDERVRDAYLGGAAEHDASLETLIGEEADAPVSEERGTPADAATEPTPTAGGGGAVPADGAGEAAGSAATGGAASATSALSGIGSESDGEPWLVGEDLISGYGNHRVVDGISMESRDGVTCIFGPNGSGKSTLLKTLAGVVPAWEGRVTHRGTDVTHNRPAENVHRGVTMLPQDGGIFGGLTVRENLLLGGYTVGEGAVREERLDEVLSSFPELKDKLDDRGRSLSGGQQMMLSYGRAMMTGAEVYLLDEPSSGLAPSLIDQVFEMTRRLVASGAQVILIEQNVREALRIADYVYILAQGQLQFEGTPADLTDEDDLVELYLGLD from the coding sequence GTGACTCGCCCGATCTTAGAGACCGAGGGGCTGACTAAACGGTTCGGCTCGCTCGTCGCAAACGACAGGCTCTCCGTAACCGTCGAGGAGGACACGATCCACGGCATCATGGGGCCGAACGGCTCCGGGAAGTCGACGTTTTTCAACACCGTCACCGGGTTCTACCGCCCCGACGGCGGCACGGTCCGGTTCGACGGAGAGGACGTGACCGGGTGGAAACCCGACGAAATCGCCCGACGCGGGCTCGCGCGGACCTTCCAGATCCCGTCGCCGTTCGAGGACCTCACGGTCAAGGAGAACATGCTCGCCGTGTTCACTGGCGGGCTTCGCTCCGGGATGCGGATCTCGGAGGCGAAACGCGCCCGCGCCGACGAACTGCTCGAACTCCTCGAGATCGACCACGTCGCCGATCAGGAGGCCGGCGGGGTCTCGGGCGGGCAGGAGAAACTGCTCGAACTCGGGCGGATCTTGATGCTCGAACCGGCCTGCGTGATGCTCGACGAGCCCACAGCGGGGGTCAATCCCTCGCTCCGGAATCGCCTGCTCGAACACTTAGAGACGCTCAACGACCGCGGCACGACGTTCGTGATCATCGAACACGACATGCGCGTCATCGCGGACGTGTGTGACCGCGTAACCGTGTTCAATCAGGGACAGGTCCTCGTCGAAGGCGACTTCGAGTCGGTGACGAGCGACGAGCGCGTCCGCGACGCGTACCTCGGCGGCGCCGCCGAGCACGACGCGTCGCTGGAGACGCTCATCGGGGAGGAGGCGGATGCCCCGGTCTCCGAGGAGCGTGGCACACCCGCCGACGCCGCGACGGAACCGACGCCGACCGCCGGCGGTGGCGGAGCGGTGCCGGCCGACGGCGCGGGCGAGGCGGCCGGGTCCGCGGCGACCGGGGGTGCGGCGAGCGCTACGTCCGCGCTCTCCGGGATCGGCTCGGAGTCCGACGGGGAGCCGTGGCTCGTCGGCGAGGACCTCATCAGCGGCTACGGGAACCACCGGGTCGTCGACGGAATCTCGATGGAGAGTCGGGACGGCGTGACCTGCATCTTCGGGCCGAACGGGTCGGGGAAGTCGACGCTTTTGAAGACGCTCGCCGGGGTCGTCCCGGCGTGGGAGGGCCGAGTCACCCACCGCGGCACCGACGTGACCCACAACAGGCCGGCCGAGAACGTCCACCGCGGCGTCACGATGCTCCCGCAGGACGGCGGGATTTTCGGCGGCCTCACCGTCCGTGAGAACCTCCTCCTCGGCGGGTACACCGTCGGTGAGGGGGCGGTCCGCGAGGAGCGACTCGACGAGGTGTTGTCGTCGTTCCCGGAGCTCAAGGACAAACTGGACGATCGGGGGCGGTCGCTGTCGGGCGGCCAACAGATGATGCTCAGCTACGGTCGCGCGATGATGACCGGCGCGGAGGTGTACCTCCTCGACGAGCCGTCGAGCGGGCTGGCCCCCTCCCTCATCGATCAGGTGTTCGAGATGACGCGACGGCTCGTCGCCAGCGGCGCGCAGGTGATCCTCATCGAGCAGAACGTCCGCGAGGCGCTTCGGATCGCCGATTACGTCTACATCCTGGCGCAGGGCCAGCTCCAGTTCGAGGGGACCCCGGCAGACTTGACCGACGAGGACGACCTCGTCGAACTGTACCTCGGACTCGACTAA
- a CDS encoding hydroxymethylglutaryl-CoA lyase, with amino-acid sequence MIEYPSDVTLVEMLPRDGFQRLDEFVPTDEKVEIIDALSETGVDEIEITSFTHPKAVPTLRDADEVAQRIERHDDVTYRALVPNAVGMERAIDAGVDKVNALVTVSETYSEHNQNMTVEEILTGVEEIVEMAEGTGIEVEAGMGTSFYCPYEGRIPMEDTLSVVDRVVDAGVDEVTLATTMGLADPVEIEEMYTTVFDRHPDLDAGLHLHDTNGMSLANTLVAMQCGVDRFDASHCGLGGGVVLPDGLGGVGNTPTEDLVQMLTRMDLETNADFERVESVAHEVADRLDIGATSHVLMGGTVDRVLATVAEDNA; translated from the coding sequence ATGATCGAGTACCCCTCGGACGTGACCCTCGTCGAGATGCTCCCGCGTGACGGGTTCCAGCGACTCGATGAGTTCGTCCCGACCGACGAGAAAGTCGAGATCATCGACGCGCTCTCCGAGACTGGAGTCGACGAGATCGAGATCACTTCCTTCACCCACCCGAAGGCGGTCCCGACGCTGCGAGACGCGGACGAGGTCGCCCAACGCATCGAGCGGCACGACGACGTGACGTACCGCGCGCTGGTGCCGAACGCGGTCGGGATGGAGCGCGCGATCGACGCCGGCGTCGACAAGGTCAACGCCTTGGTGACCGTGAGCGAGACGTACAGCGAGCACAACCAGAACATGACGGTCGAGGAGATCCTGACGGGGGTCGAAGAGATCGTCGAGATGGCCGAGGGAACGGGCATCGAGGTCGAGGCCGGGATGGGCACGAGCTTCTACTGTCCGTACGAGGGGCGGATTCCCATGGAAGACACGCTGTCGGTCGTCGACCGTGTCGTCGACGCCGGCGTCGACGAGGTGACGCTCGCGACGACGATGGGGCTCGCCGACCCGGTCGAGATCGAGGAGATGTACACGACGGTGTTCGACCGGCATCCGGACCTGGATGCCGGGCTGCACCTCCACGACACGAACGGGATGAGCCTCGCAAACACCCTCGTCGCGATGCAGTGCGGCGTCGACCGGTTCGACGCGTCTCACTGCGGGCTCGGCGGCGGCGTCGTCCTGCCGGACGGGCTCGGCGGCGTCGGGAACACCCCGACGGAGGACCTCGTCCAAATGCTGACCAGAATGGATCTTGAAACGAACGCGGACTTCGAGCGCGTCGAGTCGGTCGCTCACGAGGTCGCCGACCGACTCGATATCGGGGCGACGAGCCACGTCCTGATGGGCGGGACCGTCGACCGCGTGTTAGCGACCGTCGCGGAGGACAACGCATGA
- a CDS encoding dihydroorotase, with translation MTHDLVIANGTVVTPELGAFEADVAADGDEIAAIASSGTLSGDRVIDAEGKYVLPGAIDPHTHHGIYRGLEADAETESRSDLVGGVTTIGNYFRRGGSYEEIMEGYFAEAEPNYYHDYFFSLGLLSFEHIEEIPYIVEELGITSFKWYKNYKDVAPEKFGTDSEMHDDWADAFIQALAAQDVPTTLGHHSENMEITSALGDNPYLDSAVDEDQEYRDYDVLVDQFPDYAETQSMTASGSLARQHDYDDSFYAVHISAGRTADELAMLHDAGWDITGETCTHYLTLTAEECDERHNVNPPVRSKEDQETLWKRVADGTISCIGTDHCANLRDDKVGEDVPDSLPGFPSTATMLPLILSEGVNEGRISLERAVEVTSTNTAKAFDIYPKKGSVQVGTDADLTVVDLDETKTVTPELLRSGADYSPYEGREVTGWPTHTVVRGQVAYEEGEIVGESGYGTHIDRPI, from the coding sequence ATGACACACGATCTCGTCATCGCGAACGGCACCGTCGTCACGCCCGAACTCGGCGCCTTCGAGGCCGATGTGGCCGCCGACGGCGACGAGATCGCCGCGATCGCGAGTTCGGGGACTCTCTCCGGCGACCGCGTGATCGACGCCGAGGGGAAGTACGTCCTCCCGGGCGCGATCGACCCGCACACTCACCACGGGATCTACCGCGGGCTCGAAGCCGACGCCGAGACGGAGTCGCGCTCCGACCTCGTCGGCGGCGTCACGACTATCGGGAACTACTTCCGGCGGGGCGGCTCCTACGAGGAGATCATGGAGGGCTACTTCGCCGAGGCGGAGCCGAACTACTACCACGACTACTTCTTCTCGTTGGGACTGCTCTCGTTCGAGCACATCGAGGAGATTCCGTACATCGTCGAGGAGTTGGGGATTACGTCGTTCAAGTGGTACAAGAACTACAAAGACGTCGCGCCTGAGAAGTTCGGCACCGACTCCGAGATGCACGACGACTGGGCGGACGCGTTCATTCAGGCGCTCGCCGCGCAGGACGTGCCCACGACGCTCGGCCACCACTCCGAGAACATGGAGATCACGAGCGCGCTCGGCGACAACCCGTACCTCGACTCCGCGGTCGACGAGGACCAGGAGTACCGCGACTACGACGTGTTGGTCGACCAGTTCCCGGACTACGCGGAGACGCAGAGCATGACCGCGAGCGGCTCGTTAGCCCGGCAACACGACTACGACGACAGCTTCTACGCGGTCCACATTTCGGCCGGACGGACCGCGGACGAGCTGGCGATGCTCCACGACGCGGGGTGGGATATCACCGGGGAGACGTGTACCCACTACCTGACGCTCACCGCCGAGGAGTGCGACGAGCGCCACAACGTCAATCCGCCGGTGCGGTCGAAAGAAGACCAGGAGACGCTGTGGAAGCGCGTCGCCGACGGCACGATCTCCTGTATCGGCACCGACCACTGCGCGAACCTGCGCGACGACAAGGTCGGCGAGGACGTGCCAGACAGCCTCCCCGGCTTCCCCTCGACGGCGACGATGCTCCCGCTGATCCTCTCGGAGGGGGTCAACGAGGGACGCATCTCGCTCGAACGCGCGGTCGAGGTGACTTCCACGAACACCGCGAAAGCGTTCGATATATATCCGAAGAAAGGCTCCGTTCAGGTCGGAACCGATGCGGACCTGACGGTCGTCGACCTCGACGAGACGAAGACGGTGACCCCGGAGCTGCTCCGCAGCGGTGCGGACTACTCCCCGTACGAGGGGCGCGAGGTGACCGGGTGGCCGACGCACACGGTCGTTCGCGGTCAGGTCGCCTACGAGGAGGGCGAGATCGTCGGCGAGTCGGGGTACGGAACCCACATCGATCGCCCAATCTGA
- a CDS encoding isochorismatase family protein, which translates to MTKRIWEDLLTERDKQVISAAGYDKEGASSWESRGMGTNPMVLVIDMQRLVVGADEPILNAVEEYRTAMGEIAWNAIDHIEPFLEFSRNHEIPVTYTRVVPSSYDDPNHEDLDIVDAVAPKEGETVINKSYASAFYGTDLLSRLVRGGHDSVIIVGNSTSGCVRATAIDAQQNGFNVVLPQECVFDRIEASHKIALMDLWMKYAEVLERDEVESWVEGIDE; encoded by the coding sequence ATGACAAAGCGTATCTGGGAAGACCTGCTCACCGAGCGCGACAAACAGGTCATCTCGGCAGCCGGCTACGACAAGGAGGGAGCGTCCTCGTGGGAGTCTCGCGGGATGGGGACGAACCCAATGGTCCTGGTCATCGACATGCAGCGGCTCGTGGTCGGCGCGGACGAGCCCATCCTCAACGCAGTCGAGGAGTATCGCACCGCCATGGGCGAGATCGCGTGGAACGCGATCGACCACATCGAGCCGTTCCTCGAGTTCTCCCGGAACCACGAGATTCCGGTCACGTACACCCGGGTCGTCCCGTCGAGCTACGACGACCCGAACCACGAGGACCTCGACATCGTCGACGCCGTTGCCCCGAAAGAGGGCGAGACGGTGATCAACAAGTCGTACGCCTCCGCCTTCTACGGGACCGACCTGCTCTCGCGGCTGGTCCGCGGCGGCCACGACTCGGTGATCATCGTCGGGAACTCCACGAGCGGGTGCGTCCGCGCGACCGCGATCGATGCCCAGCAGAACGGGTTCAACGTCGTGTTGCCACAGGAGTGCGTGTTCGACCGGATCGAGGCGAGCCACAAGATCGCCTTGATGGACCTGTGGATGAAGTACGCCGAGGTGCTCGAACGCGACGAGGTGGAGTCGTGGGTGGAGGGGATCGACGAATGA
- a CDS encoding FAD-dependent oxidoreductase codes for MSSLDTEPQRRTLDDASAEVVSAGEVEFDVETDVLIAGAGGCGLTATLAACENEDLTVTLLEKSGEVGGNAALSTGMIPAAGTRFQREVGIEEGPADMARDILEKNGHEADEELVRHLCENSVDLIHWLVDDWDLSLHLVDDFKYPKHSEYRMHAPPGRNGEHLVAEMRDRIEARENAELLTNTPVTKLVAKDGAVEGVVAGSVREEAIRAEKVILATDGFAGNREMVRAYCEADIADALYYGSDGNTGDGIRWGAELGGALASMDAFQGHATVVSGTGALSTYAVVMNGGILVNADGERFGNESKGYSEFAVDVVRQPDGVAYEIFDERIFERLQGEFDDFDRAVELGSYTSADTVEELAAELGCAPEATRDAVESYNAAVDAGEPDEVGRADGRNVLSPPFYGTEVTGSLFHTQGGLVVDEHARVLREDGSTVDGLYAGGGTATGISGHGADGYLSGNGLTTAMGLGRLAGLHAARSLGE; via the coding sequence ATGAGTTCGCTCGATACAGAGCCGCAGCGGCGGACGCTAGACGACGCGAGCGCGGAGGTCGTCTCCGCCGGCGAGGTCGAATTCGACGTGGAGACCGACGTGCTGATCGCGGGGGCCGGCGGGTGCGGGCTCACGGCGACGCTCGCGGCCTGCGAGAACGAGGACCTGACCGTCACCCTCCTGGAGAAGAGCGGCGAGGTCGGCGGCAACGCCGCGCTGTCGACGGGGATGATCCCCGCGGCCGGCACGCGCTTCCAGCGCGAAGTGGGGATCGAGGAGGGACCCGCGGACATGGCACGGGACATCTTGGAGAAGAACGGCCACGAGGCCGACGAGGAACTGGTCCGGCACCTCTGTGAGAACAGCGTCGATCTGATCCACTGGCTCGTCGACGACTGGGACCTCTCTCTCCATCTCGTGGACGACTTTAAATACCCCAAACACTCCGAGTACCGGATGCACGCGCCGCCGGGGCGGAACGGCGAGCATCTCGTCGCCGAGATGCGCGATCGGATCGAAGCGAGAGAGAACGCGGAGCTGCTGACGAACACGCCCGTGACGAAGCTGGTCGCGAAAGACGGGGCCGTCGAGGGCGTCGTGGCCGGGTCGGTTCGGGAGGAGGCGATCCGCGCGGAGAAGGTGATCCTCGCGACCGACGGCTTCGCCGGGAACCGGGAGATGGTCCGCGCCTACTGCGAGGCCGACATCGCCGACGCGCTCTACTACGGCTCGGACGGCAACACCGGAGACGGGATTCGCTGGGGCGCGGAGCTCGGCGGCGCGCTCGCGTCGATGGACGCCTTCCAAGGCCACGCGACCGTCGTCAGCGGGACCGGCGCGCTGTCGACGTACGCCGTCGTGATGAACGGCGGGATACTCGTCAACGCCGACGGCGAGCGCTTCGGTAACGAGTCGAAGGGGTACTCGGAGTTCGCGGTCGACGTGGTCCGCCAGCCGGACGGCGTCGCCTACGAGATCTTCGACGAGCGCATCTTCGAGCGACTTCAAGGCGAGTTCGACGACTTCGACCGCGCGGTCGAACTCGGCTCGTACACCAGCGCCGACACCGTCGAGGAACTCGCCGCGGAACTCGGCTGTGCCCCGGAGGCGACCCGGGACGCGGTCGAGTCGTACAACGCGGCCGTCGACGCGGGAGAACCAGACGAGGTCGGGCGGGCCGACGGCCGCAACGTCCTCTCCCCGCCGTTCTACGGGACCGAGGTCACCGGCTCGCTGTTCCACACGCAGGGCGGGCTGGTCGTCGACGAACACGCGCGGGTGCTCCGGGAGGACGGGTCGACCGTCGACGGGCTCTACGCCGGGGGTGGCACCGCGACGGGCATCAGCGGTCACGGGGCCGACGGCTACCTCTCCGGGAACGGGCTCACGACCGCCATGGGGCTCGGCCGGCTCGCCGGTCTGCACGCCGCCCGGTCGCTGGGTGAGTGA